GtctccaagaacagcagtgacgTGTACAGTTACCCCAGCCCCCTCCACGCCGTGGCTCTGCAGAGCCCCCTGTTCTGCCTGACCGAGCAGGCCATCAGTGTGGACAACAGCCCCGTCCCGGGCCGCAGCCCGCCATCTAATCCAGCAAGTGGGCCGCCCCCAGTCGAAACCAGACCGGGCTGCCTAAATAAACAAACCGCACAGCAGCCCTGCAGAGTCAACAAGACTGCTACAGACCCAGAACTCGAAGTGAGCCCCAAAGCTGTGCTGCCTGAGAAGGACCTCTTGCTCTCTGCCGAGGCCCTCACAGCGAGGAGGCAACGTGAGAGGCTCACAGGCCTACGACAGGGTGCCAGCTGCAGAAATGTCGGATTTGTTGCAGAAAGCACCACCAACACTAGACTGGGGCTGCAGGAGGCTAATGGCCGCCCCACAATCCCACCGGTACCTGATGTGTTGGCGCAAGAGCCTAAAGTCACCAGCAGCAGTCGCCCATTCAGACTGGGGGTGAAGGACTTGCCTGTGGCCAGTGTCTTGGCCGCCCACTCAGGCCCCCCGGATTCCAAAGGCCTCGCCTGCGATGGTTGCCGGGcacccagcactgacccgccTCGGAGGACCGACCAGAGGTCAGGGGTGACAGCGGGAAGAGACAGGGAGGCCTTGCCCAAGAGCGGGTTTGTACATGCGCAGTATGTGCCCGCAGAGTCCCGGCATCGGGTGCAGATCCTACCAGCTGGTGGCAAGACCAAAGTGGCCAAAATCAAGAGGAGGAACGGCGAGATGGCGCGGGCTGGCAAGAGACTGGCCACCCGAGGGGCTGGGGCTTTCAGATCCACAGCCGAGGGAGACCGCACCATGGCAACCACCGGTGCGGGCCTTGAAGTTCCGGGTCGCTCCTGTTCAGAGTCCAGTCTTCATCCCGTGTGTTACAGCCCAGAGTTCCAGAGCCAGGTCCTCTGCGGGCTGCCAGTACCCACCGCTGGCCAGGAAGGGACTGAGGCCAAACATCGTCAGTGGCAATCGACCATCGAGATATTCCACAGAGTGCCCGCCCATCATCTCTGTTTCGGTGGCCAGCGGCAGAGGGCAGGGAGACACTGGCTGGCACGGGCTGCCAGCTTTGGCCGGGGGCGGACCCTCCGGCGACCGGGTGCCCACAGCGAGTCTGACCAATCAGAGTACTCGGCCGAGTGCGCCTCGCTCTTCCACTCCACCGTCGCCGAGAGCAGCGAGGACGAGCACAGTGACTACACGGCCAACCGCTTCGGCGGCAGCGAGTCGAGCGGGAGCGAGGGCTGCCCGAGCGAGGACCAAGCGGGCAGCCACGCCCTGGTCTGGCCTCAGGGCTCCGGGGGCCGACAGACACTCCACTCCGAGGCCAGGATTTGCCGCATAAAAGCATCGAAAGCTCTGAAAAAGAAGATTCGAAGATTCCAACCTGAAGCCTTAAAGGTTATGACCATGGTTTAGGGGCGTGACCTCTTGGCCGACCCCATGGGGACTGCACGCGGGGCATCACTGTCCTGAGAAACAAAAGAAATTACCTTCTAAAAAGAGAACAAGCTCCAGTTGTGAACTGCAAATGACCCCTGTGTAAGGGAGCAGCGGTGCTGCATCACATGGGCCCAGCCTTTTTACTGTGTAGAATCATTAATGTTCCTGTTTTGTCTGTAAGGATGTTGTGTGACCTGAATAAATATATTCAGTTGTGATATCAGAGTCGATCCCATTGCTTTTGAGTTTCTGTTCTAACATTCAGATGCACCATCAGGGTAGCAGATATAAACTCTCAACACACGGgcaacgcagtggttagcactgctgcctcacagcaccagggacccgggttcgattcccggtttgggtaactgtctgtgtggagtttgcacgttctcccccgcgcCAGCGAGGgtttccttccgggtgctccggtttcctcccacagtccaaagatgtgcgggttaggttgattggccaggttaaattgaccccagtgtcaggggattagcagtgtaaatatgtggggttacgggaatggggcctgagtgggattgtggtcagtgcagactcgatgggccgaatggcctccttctgcactgtagggattctatgaatatggtcTCCCGTTGCCCAAAGCTCAGGGCTGCAAGGAGAGTGCGAGGCCATCAGGAATAGCAAGAGATCTCTGATTCaacctaagaccataagatataggagcagaaggaggccatttggcccatcgagtctgctctaccattcaatgagatcatgactgatctgatataatcctcaactccatttttgtagaatccctacagtgaagaagaggccattcggcccatcgagtctgcactgactctttgacagagtatcctacccaggtcctcttcccccgccctatccagtaacccctcacatttaccatggctaatctatctaacctacacatctctggaccgtgggaggaaaccggaggtaacccacgtagacatggggagaacgtgcaaactccacacagacagtgacccgaggccagaattgaacctgggtcccactttatccccataacccttgattcccttactgatttaaaAACCTGTCTGTCtcggccttgaacatacttaatgacccctatggtaaagaattccacagactcaccaccctctgagagaagaaattcctcctcatctctgtcttaaatgggcaacccgtTGCTCTGAGATTattccctctggtcctagactctcccgcaaggggaaacaacctctcagcatctaccctgtcaaacccactGAGAATcccatatgtctcaataaggttgcctctcattcttctaaactccaatgagtacagacccaacctactcaacctctcctcataaggaaATCCCTCGGTACCTGGGAtccacctagtgaaccttctctggactgtctccaatgccagtatatctttcctgaggtaaagggaccaaaactgttcacaacattctagatgtggtctaactagtgccttgtgtagttttagcaagacttccctatttttatactccattccctttgaaataaaggccaacattccagttGCCTTCCCATCTTAACGAAAAGGATAATATTGTTGTGGAATTAACTATCGGGAAGAACTAGAAAACAAGCGATGAAGAAATGAAGGGTTGCAGAGCCCAATGGGCAGGTGATCCAGTCTTattgctgttagtgggagcttgctgtgtaccaaTTGGCTGCagtctttcctacattacagcagtgaccacactgaaatttcattggctgtcaagtgctgtatgggatgtcctgaggatatgaaaggcactatataaatacaagtctctaTGGGTCCAATGTAAAATtggattaatgggatgtgggcatcgctggtaataccagcatttgttgcccatcgctaattgcccttgaacttaatcgatcatttcggagggcagttgagagtcaaccacattgctgtgggtctggagtcacatattggccagaccaggtaaagacggcagatttccttccctaaaggacattcgtgaaccagatgggtttttgtgacaatggtcatcagtcgattgttaattccagattttaaaaattgaattcaaatccatctgccgtggcgggattcgaactcgggtccccagaacattagctgaatttctggattagcagtctagtgataataccactaggccaagatTCATTCACTCCTTCAATTTTAGTCTCTTTCTTATCCctcattttaatcgctccaccattggtggctgtgccttcagctacctgcgtcctaagctctggaattccctctctccctctcttggaCACCCCTGCAAGTCTAGTTTAATCTCTCCTTGTGCAGCTCAATGTTAAATTTGGTTTAAtaattgctcctgtgaagtgtccTTGGGTGCTATGTGAATGCAGGTTGCTGTGTTCTGAGCCCCCTGTTGGAATGTGTGTATTTTTGGGCAGTTGGTAGGGACGGGATTAATCTGCTTCAATGGCTTCCTTGGTTACGCACCCTAGTGTCCGGGCATGTTTGTGTAGAATGGCATCAGGATTGATTgaacagaggctgggaattcctcacacattaactcacctcctgactccccaaagcttgtccaccatctacaaggcacaagtcaggagtgtgatgggaaactccccacttgcctggatgggcgcagctccaacaacactctaagtgtgacaccatccaggagaaagcagcccacttgttcagcaccccattcaccaccataaacattcactctctccaccaccaacgtgTGTAGCATctaataagatgcactgcagcaactcaccaaggctccttcagttACCTGGGTCCTAAGGCTTTGACGGGTCAccttttctgtccttacagatgctgccagaactgctgagattttctcttttggtttaaggctccttcaacatcaCCTTCCCAAACTGCaacctctactacctagaaggtcaagggcagcagatacatgggaactccacctcctgcaagttccccctccaagccactcgccactctcacttggaaatgtatcaccattctttcactgtcgctgggtcaaaatctcggaattccctccctagtggctctgtgggtgtatctacactatagggactgcagcggttcaagaaggcagctcgcctcCATCTTCTGaatggggcaattagggatgggtaaaaaATGCTGGACTAATCAGCGATGTTCATGTCCTATGGATGAATCCCACagcgcgggagggcagggggatgaCATCTTGGTAAGGTGGTAACATTAGCAATAAACAGGTTGATTCTCGTGTGAAACGAGTGGACGGGAATGCCAGGCCTGAACATATGAAATAGAAGCAGTGATAGgcctctcaagcctgttccatcctttactataatcatggctgacctattGTGgttttaactccattttcctgccataACCCTTGTCCCCCTTGGCCATCAATTAACAacctctgagagaggaaattcctcctcatctccctcttaaatgggagacccctttttttaaactgtgcccctgaCTTCGAGATTCTCTCATGCCAGgatgcatggtggcatagtggttagcactgctgcctcactgtaccagggacctgggttcgattcccggctcgggtcatcgcctgtgcagactctgcacgttctccctgtgtctgtgtgggtttcctccgggtgctccggtttcctcccac
The DNA window shown above is from Mustelus asterias chromosome 15, sMusAst1.hap1.1, whole genome shotgun sequence and carries:
- the dact2 gene encoding dapper homolog 2, whose protein sequence is MLNRRHRAVPAPFTVFDRCRAGERLQAALAGLQELELLKERQGELVRRALQPEPPGAKAGREERDRQSCTEEERLEATLSALKEQLSHLRKQDAGLKIHLQHLDRQISELKLDVNKASTEQLESDSRPSSGFYELSDGGSCSLSNSCASMYSECNSSSQGSLRSSSQAAETKGSKSEDRPRSADEITVQSAAFKQRGPGKWPGKGIKTTTEPVLASHIGRLASPRQRPVSTGDLERFAPSQRAPPGVSDWNRFPPAPAGSELHLPAPNQKFRCDLVSKNSSDVYSYPSPLHAVALQSPLFCLTEQAISVDNSPVPGRSPPSNPASGPPPVETRPGCLNKQTAQQPCRVNKTATDPELEVSPKAVLPEKDLLLSAEALTARRQRERLTGLRQGASCRNVGFVAESTTNTRLGLQEANGRPTIPPVPDVLAQEPKVTSSSRPFRLGVKDLPVASVLAAHSGPPDSKGLACDGCRAPSTDPPRRTDQRSGVTAGRDREALPKSGFVHAQYVPAESRHRVQILPAGGKTKVAKIKRRNGEMARAGKRLATRGAGAFRSTAEGDRTMATTGAGLEVPGRSCSESSLHPVCYSPEFQSQVLCGLPVPTAGQEGTEAKHRQWQSTIEIFHRVPAHHLCFGGQRQRAGRHWLARAASFGRGRTLRRPGAHSESDQSEYSAECASLFHSTVAESSEDEHSDYTANRFGGSESSGSEGCPSEDQAGSHALVWPQGSGGRQTLHSEARICRIKASKALKKKIRRFQPEALKVMTMV